A genomic stretch from Gardnerella leopoldii includes:
- the guaA gene encoding glutamine-hydrolyzing GMP synthase yields MAKGPVLVVDFGAQYAQLIARRVREANVYSELVPHSMPVDEMLAKDPQAIILSGGPASVYEPGAPDIDPKIFEAGVPVLGICYGFQVMAHELGGDVDKAALGEYGKTAATIDDSEGLLSGSPSAQNTWMSHGVAVKRAPEGFTVLAHTEGAPVAAMQDESRKLYGVQWHPEVKHTPLGQELISTFLHKCAGLDNNWNPSNIIEDQVAKIREEVGDAQVICGLSGGVDSAVAAALVHKAIGNQLTCVFVDHGLLRKGEVEQVKHDFVEATGIKLIAVDAEDDFLNALKGVSEPERKRKIIGEKFIRTFEKAQRQVIEEAGKSGAEVKFLVQGTLYPDVVESGGGDGAANIKSHHNVGGLPKDLKFKLIEPLRTLFKDEVRAIGTELGLPDEIVWRQPFPGPGLGIRIVGEITRERLAVLREADAIAREELSKAGLDRDIWQCPVVLLADVHSVGVQGDERTYGSPIVLRPVSSEDAMTADWSRVPYDVLANISTRITNECRQINRVVLDVTSKPPATIEWE; encoded by the coding sequence ATGGCAAAAGGACCAGTGCTTGTCGTTGATTTTGGCGCTCAATATGCTCAGCTTATTGCTCGTCGAGTGCGCGAAGCAAATGTGTATTCAGAACTTGTTCCTCACTCTATGCCAGTTGACGAAATGCTTGCTAAGGATCCTCAAGCTATTATTCTTTCAGGCGGTCCTGCTTCTGTTTATGAACCAGGTGCTCCTGACATTGATCCAAAGATTTTTGAAGCAGGTGTACCGGTTCTTGGTATTTGCTATGGCTTCCAGGTAATGGCTCATGAGCTTGGTGGCGATGTCGATAAAGCTGCACTTGGTGAGTATGGCAAGACTGCTGCAACTATTGATGATTCTGAAGGTTTACTTTCCGGATCCCCATCTGCGCAGAATACTTGGATGAGTCACGGTGTTGCTGTTAAGCGTGCTCCAGAAGGTTTTACGGTTTTGGCTCACACAGAAGGTGCTCCAGTTGCAGCAATGCAAGACGAAAGTCGCAAACTCTACGGTGTGCAATGGCATCCAGAAGTTAAACACACTCCATTGGGTCAGGAACTTATATCTACATTCTTACATAAGTGTGCAGGACTAGATAATAATTGGAATCCTTCTAATATTATTGAGGATCAAGTTGCTAAGATTCGTGAAGAAGTTGGCGACGCGCAAGTTATTTGTGGTCTTTCTGGCGGCGTAGATTCTGCTGTTGCTGCAGCATTGGTACATAAAGCAATTGGCAATCAGCTTACTTGCGTTTTTGTTGACCACGGTTTGCTTCGTAAAGGCGAAGTTGAGCAGGTTAAGCATGATTTTGTTGAAGCAACAGGCATTAAACTTATTGCAGTTGATGCAGAAGATGACTTTTTGAACGCACTTAAAGGCGTGAGTGAGCCGGAGCGCAAGCGTAAGATTATTGGCGAGAAGTTTATACGCACTTTTGAAAAAGCTCAGCGTCAAGTTATCGAAGAAGCTGGAAAATCTGGAGCAGAAGTTAAGTTCCTTGTGCAAGGCACGCTTTACCCGGATGTAGTTGAATCCGGTGGCGGTGATGGTGCTGCAAACATCAAATCTCATCACAATGTTGGAGGTTTGCCAAAAGATTTGAAGTTTAAGCTTATTGAACCTTTGCGTACTTTGTTTAAGGATGAAGTTCGTGCTATTGGAACTGAGCTTGGACTTCCAGATGAAATTGTTTGGCGTCAGCCATTCCCAGGACCTGGTTTAGGTATTCGTATCGTGGGCGAGATTACACGCGAACGCTTAGCTGTTCTTCGTGAAGCAGATGCTATTGCGCGCGAAGAGCTTTCTAAAGCTGGATTGGATCGCGACATTTGGCAATGCCCAGTCGTTTTGCTTGCTGATGTTCATTCTGTTGGTGTTCAAGGTGATGAGCGTACATATGGTTCTCCAATTGTTTTGCGTCCTGTGAGCTCTGAGGATGCTATGACAGCTGATTGGTCTCGTGTGCCTTACGATGTGTTGGCAAATATTTCTACTCGAATCACGAATGAATGCCGTCAAATTAATCGTGTAGTGCTTGATGTAACGTCTAAGCCGCCTGCCACGATTGAGTGGGAGTGA
- a CDS encoding PTS ascorbate transporter subunit IIC, which translates to MDGILSVLLDIFRQPSVIVALISFIGLAVQRKKFSDILQGSIRTLVGFLVLAAGSGVITEALNPFGKMFQYAFHVQGVVPNNEAIIGTVLLKYGSESALIFFFGMIVNIILSITSRFKFIYLTGHVAFYMASMLAVIFNVAGFSMWEVLLWGSIAQGLFTTISPALVQPFMKKASGKDDVALGHPAGTGVALGALIAKITASKKRPSKSTEDIKFPAALGFLRDTTVLITLSMAVIYIVVALFAGSSYVETHLSNGQNSIVFVMLKAATFAAGVYIILAGVQIVLDEIVPAFKGISEKLVKNARPALDAPMTFGFAPNAVLIGFLASFFGGLLGMTFMAILGTTIIIPGIVAHFMAGGAAGVFGNGQGGIRGCLTASFINGLFITFLPLFLLPVLGNLGSANSTYSDADYGVFGVILGHVNIVGGRTVLISVILIALILFYSVSILMNKRDSNNFEKVEEIK; encoded by the coding sequence GTGGACGGCATTCTGTCAGTACTGCTCGATATTTTCAGACAGCCATCTGTTATAGTTGCGCTTATTTCCTTTATTGGGCTTGCAGTGCAAAGAAAGAAATTCTCGGATATTTTGCAAGGATCAATCCGTACCCTTGTTGGTTTTCTTGTTTTAGCAGCTGGTTCTGGAGTTATTACTGAAGCGTTGAATCCATTTGGCAAAATGTTTCAATACGCATTTCATGTGCAAGGCGTAGTGCCGAATAATGAAGCAATTATTGGAACTGTTTTATTGAAGTATGGCTCTGAATCTGCGCTTATTTTCTTCTTTGGAATGATTGTTAATATTATTCTTTCTATTACTTCTCGTTTTAAATTTATCTATTTAACGGGTCACGTAGCTTTCTATATGGCAAGTATGCTTGCTGTTATATTTAATGTTGCTGGTTTTAGCATGTGGGAAGTCCTTTTATGGGGTTCAATTGCTCAAGGATTGTTTACGACAATTTCTCCAGCACTGGTGCAGCCGTTTATGAAAAAAGCTTCAGGCAAAGATGATGTTGCTTTAGGACATCCTGCTGGTACTGGTGTTGCTTTAGGTGCGTTAATTGCAAAGATTACTGCTTCAAAAAAGCGTCCTTCTAAGTCAACTGAGGATATTAAATTCCCAGCAGCATTGGGATTCTTGCGTGATACAACAGTTCTTATCACGCTTTCTATGGCTGTTATTTATATCGTAGTGGCTCTTTTTGCTGGATCTTCGTATGTCGAAACACATTTATCTAATGGTCAAAACTCCATTGTTTTCGTTATGTTGAAGGCTGCAACTTTTGCTGCAGGTGTTTATATTATTCTTGCAGGCGTGCAGATTGTTCTTGACGAAATTGTTCCAGCTTTTAAGGGAATATCGGAAAAGCTTGTTAAAAATGCTCGTCCTGCTTTAGATGCACCAATGACTTTTGGCTTTGCTCCTAATGCTGTTCTTATTGGCTTCTTGGCTAGTTTCTTTGGCGGCTTGCTTGGAATGACGTTTATGGCGATTTTGGGAACGACAATTATTATTCCTGGAATTGTTGCGCATTTTATGGCTGGTGGTGCTGCAGGAGTATTTGGTAATGGTCAAGGTGGAATACGTGGTTGCTTGACTGCATCATTTATTAATGGCCTTTTCATTACTTTCCTTCCGTTGTTCCTTTTGCCAGTGCTTGGCAATTTAGGAAGTGCAAATTCTACATATTCTGATGCAGATTATGGCGTATTTGGTGTAATACTTGGTCACGTAAATATTGTCGGTGGTCGTACTGTTCTAATTTCTGTAATACTTATTGCACTAATATTGTTCTATTCTGTTTCGATATTGATGAATAAACGCGATTCTAATAATTTTGAAAAAGTTGAAGAAATAAAATAA
- a CDS encoding ABC transporter ATP-binding protein, which produces MNSPYETSSYEQENALDFRADFNQNLIGETAVAALHVVKDFGKGAGIVHALRDVSVSFERGKFTAIMGPSGSGKSTLMHSLAGLDSVNSGKVLVDGLDITGMSDKQLTLMRREMVGFIFQSFNLLPMFSAEQNILMPLTLAGKKPDKQWFNTLVLTLGLQDRLKHRPAELSGGQRQRVAIARALISKPSVVFADEPTGNLDSASSSEVLHFLKKSVTELGQTVIMVTHDAVAASYADRAIVFADGQIVEDVQNPTAEGMSKMLMERSEAGVNNQPAQLQ; this is translated from the coding sequence ATGAACAGTCCGTACGAAACAAGCTCATACGAGCAAGAAAATGCTTTAGATTTTAGAGCAGATTTTAACCAAAACTTGATTGGTGAGACGGCAGTTGCAGCTTTGCATGTTGTTAAAGATTTTGGCAAGGGTGCAGGCATTGTTCACGCTTTGCGAGACGTTAGTGTTAGCTTTGAGCGCGGCAAGTTCACTGCGATTATGGGCCCGTCTGGCTCTGGAAAGTCAACTTTAATGCATTCTTTGGCTGGTCTTGACAGCGTTAATTCTGGAAAAGTTTTGGTAGATGGCCTAGATATTACAGGAATGAGCGATAAACAGCTTACGCTTATGCGACGCGAAATGGTTGGGTTCATTTTCCAAAGTTTTAATCTTCTTCCAATGTTTAGTGCTGAGCAAAATATTCTTATGCCTCTTACTTTGGCAGGCAAAAAGCCAGATAAGCAATGGTTTAATACTTTGGTTTTAACTCTTGGCTTGCAAGATCGCTTAAAGCATAGGCCTGCTGAGCTTTCTGGCGGTCAGCGACAACGCGTTGCAATTGCTCGAGCTTTAATCTCTAAGCCTTCCGTAGTTTTTGCGGATGAGCCTACCGGTAATCTTGACTCTGCTTCCAGCTCAGAAGTTTTGCATTTTTTGAAGAAGTCTGTAACGGAACTTGGTCAAACTGTGATTATGGTTACTCACGACGCTGTTGCAGCGTCTTATGCGGATCGAGCAATCGTGTTTGCAGATGGTCAAATCGTTGAAGACGTGCAAAATCCTACTGCAGAAGGAATGAGCAAGATGCTTATGGAACGCAGCGAGGCTGGCGTTAATAATCAGCCTGCTCAATTGCAATAA
- a CDS encoding O-acetylhomoserine aminocarboxypropyltransferase/cysteine synthase family protein → MSDIEETQGKYHFETLQLHVGQEQADPATDSRAVPIYQTTSYVFHDFDHAAARFDLRDAGNIYGRLTNSTQDVFERRIAALEGGTAALAVASGAAAVDYAIRNITQQGDHIVSSKNVYGGTYNLLRHTLPRDGVTTTFVDPKNPQNFEDAIQPNTKLVYFETFGNPNADLPDFEAISEIAHRHNLPVFVDNTFATAYLFRPLEHGADIVVESATKFIGGHGTTLGGIIVEGGNFDWAKVPGKFPTLTEADPSYHGLNFYDALGSVAFVTRIRAIILRDTGACISPFAAFLLLQGTETLSLRVERHVENALKVVQYLQTVPEVESVSHPSIEGRSDHELYKRYFPNGGGSIFTFDIKGGRDAARIFIDNLQLFSLLANVADVKSLVIHPASTTHSQETSEELEDQGIHEGTIRLSIGTEHIDDILADLQRGFDAVRKAGLA, encoded by the coding sequence ATGAGCGATATTGAAGAAACGCAAGGAAAGTATCATTTTGAAACCTTGCAGTTGCATGTTGGTCAAGAGCAGGCGGATCCGGCAACTGATTCTCGTGCAGTTCCTATTTATCAAACAACAAGCTACGTGTTCCACGATTTTGATCATGCCGCTGCTCGTTTTGATTTGCGTGACGCTGGAAATATTTATGGCCGTTTGACGAATTCTACTCAAGATGTTTTTGAGCGTAGAATTGCAGCTCTTGAAGGTGGAACTGCAGCTTTGGCTGTTGCTTCTGGTGCGGCAGCTGTAGACTATGCTATTCGTAACATCACTCAGCAGGGCGATCACATTGTGTCTTCAAAGAATGTGTATGGTGGAACTTATAACCTTCTTCGTCATACTCTTCCTCGAGATGGTGTAACAACTACTTTTGTGGATCCTAAGAATCCTCAGAACTTCGAGGATGCAATTCAGCCGAATACGAAGCTCGTGTACTTTGAAACTTTTGGTAATCCTAATGCTGATTTGCCTGATTTTGAGGCTATTTCCGAGATTGCGCATCGCCACAATCTTCCTGTTTTTGTTGACAACACTTTTGCAACTGCATACTTGTTCCGTCCGCTTGAGCATGGTGCAGATATTGTAGTTGAGTCTGCTACGAAGTTTATTGGCGGCCATGGCACAACTCTTGGTGGCATTATTGTTGAAGGCGGCAATTTTGATTGGGCTAAAGTCCCTGGAAAATTCCCAACTCTTACTGAAGCTGACCCTAGCTATCATGGTTTGAACTTCTATGATGCTTTAGGATCTGTGGCTTTTGTGACTCGTATTCGTGCGATTATTTTGCGCGATACTGGCGCTTGCATTAGCCCGTTTGCTGCATTCTTGCTTTTGCAAGGCACGGAAACTTTGAGTTTGCGTGTTGAGCGTCACGTTGAGAATGCGTTGAAGGTTGTTCAATATTTGCAAACTGTGCCAGAGGTTGAATCTGTAAGTCATCCTTCTATTGAAGGTCGTTCTGATCACGAGCTTTATAAGCGCTACTTCCCGAATGGTGGAGGCTCTATTTTCACGTTTGATATTAAAGGTGGAAGGGATGCAGCTCGCATATTTATTGACAATTTACAGCTTTTCTCATTGCTTGCAAATGTTGCTGACGTAAAGTCATTGGTTATCCATCCTGCATCTACTACGCACTCTCAGGAAACTTCTGAAGAGTTGGAAGATCAGGGCATTCATGAAGGTACTATTCGTTTGTCTATTGGAACTGAACATATTGACGATATTCTTGCCGATTTGCAGCGCGGATTTGACGCTGTTCGTAAAGCAGGACTTGCTTAA
- a CDS encoding YraN family protein, which translates to MITQKHIIDDEIISLDEIDDAETAQVFLQEKLEQVSNELQDDSLESKELGKLGETYAALRLIQKGWHVIDRNWHCRNGELDLVMITPEQKLVFVEVKTRRSVRCGTPLEAITQEKCSKLRTTGMKWLEEFGSDIPPYRIRFDAVSILIINKYTYPDSAYELQSLEEIEDNSSIQFKHVQGAF; encoded by the coding sequence ATGATTACACAAAAACACATTATTGACGATGAAATTATCTCGCTTGACGAGATTGACGACGCTGAGACTGCTCAAGTATTTTTGCAAGAAAAACTTGAACAAGTGTCCAACGAGCTTCAAGATGATTCTCTTGAAAGTAAAGAGTTGGGAAAACTGGGAGAAACATACGCAGCTTTGCGACTCATACAAAAAGGGTGGCACGTTATTGACCGAAACTGGCATTGCCGTAATGGAGAGCTAGATTTGGTGATGATTACTCCAGAACAAAAATTGGTATTCGTGGAAGTAAAAACTCGAAGAAGCGTACGTTGTGGCACTCCACTTGAAGCAATTACTCAAGAAAAATGTAGCAAATTACGTACAACTGGTATGAAATGGCTGGAAGAATTCGGAAGCGATATACCTCCTTACCGTATTCGATTTGACGCTGTATCAATTCTTATTATTAACAAATACACTTATCCAGATTCTGCATATGAATTGCAATCTTTGGAAGAAATTGAAGATAATTCATCAATCCAATTCAAGCATGTTCAAGGAGCATTCTAA
- a CDS encoding YifB family Mg chelatase-like AAA ATPase has protein sequence MHIGNATSIGLIGLKAFTIQLQAFISGNMPNFSIIGLPDTSLSEARERVKSAHFALHCKWPEGRVTVNLSPASMPKSGASYDLAIAASILSAEKYIPLTELENTVILGELNLDGTVLPIQGILPIALYSKKMHFKRMLIPQENLAEAQLVDGIESIGIHHILDLVTQLHGSLSEESLKLIEEDPAYKHMQVLERNGNYNNGEEDYNSSIHEESTSPLQIEPKYEIGDMSEVIGQEHTKWALQVAAAGGHHVMMIGPPGSGKTMLASRIPSIMCPLNEQEQLEVASIRSLCGTLPYYGISNIPPFEAPHHTASAASLIGGGTGVAKPGIITRAHCGVLFMDEAPEFSPRVLQTLREPLESGHIAISRSKGTTLYPAKFQLVVAANPCPCGYAYGNGERCTCKERERARYFSRLSGPILDRIDIQMDVPPVERIIISNHHQDNAQNSVKNTYLNSKTMRDNVIEARKIARDRFIKQGWDCNAQASGTWLRKYTSQQAVGLINRALEKHQLSLRGADRALRLAWTLADLSGHTSPDMTDIAQAISLRTRI, from the coding sequence ATGCATATTGGAAACGCAACATCAATAGGACTTATTGGTCTTAAAGCTTTTACTATTCAGCTGCAAGCTTTTATATCTGGAAATATGCCAAACTTTTCTATTATCGGCTTACCTGACACTTCATTAAGCGAAGCAAGAGAGCGCGTTAAATCAGCTCATTTTGCGTTGCATTGTAAATGGCCTGAAGGAAGGGTAACAGTAAACTTATCACCTGCTTCAATGCCAAAAAGCGGAGCATCATACGATTTAGCTATCGCGGCAAGCATACTAAGCGCAGAAAAGTATATTCCACTTACAGAATTAGAAAATACAGTTATTTTAGGAGAACTAAATCTTGACGGGACAGTATTACCTATTCAAGGCATTCTTCCTATTGCACTTTACTCAAAAAAGATGCATTTTAAACGAATGCTTATTCCGCAAGAAAATCTTGCCGAAGCGCAACTTGTAGATGGAATTGAATCTATTGGAATACACCATATTTTAGATTTAGTGACGCAATTGCATGGCAGTTTGAGCGAAGAATCACTCAAGCTTATTGAAGAAGACCCTGCGTATAAACATATGCAAGTCCTTGAACGAAATGGAAATTATAACAATGGAGAAGAAGATTATAATTCGTCAATTCACGAAGAAAGCACTTCTCCACTACAAATTGAACCAAAATATGAAATTGGAGATATGTCTGAAGTAATAGGGCAAGAACATACAAAATGGGCTCTACAAGTTGCTGCAGCTGGAGGGCATCACGTAATGATGATTGGGCCTCCAGGATCTGGGAAAACCATGCTAGCTTCACGAATACCAAGCATTATGTGTCCACTTAACGAACAAGAACAGCTTGAGGTTGCTTCAATTCGTTCACTTTGTGGAACACTACCCTATTACGGAATTAGCAATATTCCACCATTTGAAGCACCTCACCATACTGCTTCAGCAGCTTCTCTTATCGGAGGAGGAACAGGAGTTGCAAAACCTGGGATTATTACTAGAGCACATTGCGGAGTGCTGTTTATGGATGAAGCTCCAGAGTTTTCTCCTAGAGTATTGCAAACCCTAAGAGAACCATTGGAATCAGGGCATATTGCTATTTCTCGTTCAAAAGGGACAACTCTTTATCCAGCTAAATTCCAGCTTGTTGTTGCTGCAAATCCTTGTCCTTGCGGATACGCATACGGAAATGGAGAACGATGTACTTGCAAAGAGCGCGAAAGAGCACGATATTTTTCACGCCTTTCAGGTCCAATTCTTGACCGTATTGATATTCAAATGGATGTACCTCCAGTAGAACGAATTATTATTTCAAACCATCATCAAGACAATGCACAAAACTCAGTTAAAAACACGTATCTGAATAGCAAAACAATGCGAGATAACGTAATAGAAGCTCGTAAAATTGCTCGCGACCGTTTTATAAAACAAGGCTGGGATTGCAACGCACAAGCATCTGGAACATGGCTTAGAAAATACACTTCACAGCAAGCTGTAGGACTTATCAACCGTGCATTAGAAAAGCATCAATTGAGTTTGCGAGGAGCAGATAGAGCATTGCGACTCGCGTGGACGCTTGCTGATCTTTCTGGACACACTTCACCAGACATGACAGACATTGCACAAGCAATCAGTTTAAGGACACGAATATGA
- a CDS encoding FAD-binding protein: MQSSEYYDVIIVGAGAAGLSAALGLIKSEEYACMRKGGKTPSILVISKVPALRSHTGSAEGGIAASLGNVEQDKWQWHYYDTVHGGDWLSDQDAAKLLAKEAPKTVIQLEHDGVAFSRTQNGYINQRRFGGHTANFGKNPIERAAFAADRIGHQILHSLWQQCVSENIVFAEDCYVTDVAINDQTMSVEGIVAFDLSAGNLRAIRSRFLLLATGGSGRLFATTSNSWDLTGDGMALALKAGLQLEDCEFIQFHPTGLAHTGILLSEAARAEGGVLRNSNGEAFMKKYDEVHADLAPRDVVSRAIAKEIREGRGVNDSTTTQQSNSHNDCVWLDMTHISRENMLGYLPQVTETIEKYAHLDPTCDLVPIRPTAHYTMGGIPITLNGKVYRWQNNNQNIVYGLYAAGECSCVGVHGANRLGGNSLLDACLFGNRAGATIAKELKNLNKDDETNSNEINETNETNETNKTISSNVALQVLYKQRNNELNQLMETSAKQVTDFTDNSYNDESSQIEEDNPYKLFADLGKIMENAVAISCDEQSIKKALNDIQEFIDPKIQSLHIHSDNLVFNQEITAIWEIKNMSLLAKAVLQSSLARHESRGAFFRRDYPKHDISSLPQHSFIDFDGNLAKKPVNVIDFKQDSKGDFYTENSII; this comes from the coding sequence ATGCAATCAAGCGAATACTACGATGTTATTATTGTTGGCGCTGGAGCTGCAGGATTATCTGCAGCACTAGGATTAATTAAATCCGAAGAATACGCATGTATGAGAAAAGGAGGAAAAACACCATCAATTTTAGTGATTTCTAAAGTGCCAGCATTGCGTTCACACACGGGTTCTGCTGAAGGAGGTATAGCAGCAAGCCTTGGAAATGTTGAACAAGACAAATGGCAATGGCATTATTATGACACAGTTCATGGCGGAGATTGGCTAAGCGATCAAGATGCAGCAAAGCTACTTGCAAAAGAAGCGCCGAAAACAGTTATTCAGCTTGAACATGATGGCGTAGCATTTTCTCGAACGCAAAATGGGTATATTAATCAACGCCGTTTTGGTGGGCATACTGCTAATTTTGGAAAGAATCCAATTGAACGTGCGGCTTTTGCTGCAGATCGTATTGGTCACCAAATTTTGCATAGCTTATGGCAACAATGTGTTTCCGAGAATATTGTATTTGCTGAAGATTGTTACGTAACAGATGTTGCTATAAACGATCAAACTATGAGCGTTGAAGGAATTGTTGCATTTGATTTATCTGCAGGAAACTTGCGAGCAATAAGGTCTAGATTCTTACTTTTAGCTACAGGCGGATCGGGAAGATTATTTGCAACAACATCTAATTCGTGGGATTTAACAGGCGATGGCATGGCTTTAGCTCTAAAAGCAGGATTACAACTTGAAGACTGCGAGTTCATTCAATTCCACCCTACTGGACTAGCTCATACTGGCATTCTGCTTTCAGAAGCAGCAAGAGCTGAAGGCGGCGTGCTTAGGAACTCAAATGGCGAAGCTTTTATGAAAAAATACGATGAAGTACATGCAGATTTAGCTCCAAGAGATGTTGTTTCTCGTGCAATTGCCAAAGAAATTCGCGAAGGAAGAGGTGTAAACGATTCAACAACTACGCAACAAAGCAATTCGCATAACGATTGTGTTTGGCTAGATATGACACATATCAGCCGAGAAAATATGTTAGGATACTTGCCACAAGTTACAGAAACTATTGAAAAATATGCTCATCTTGACCCAACTTGCGATTTAGTCCCAATTCGCCCTACAGCTCACTACACAATGGGCGGAATACCGATAACTTTGAATGGAAAAGTATATAGATGGCAAAATAACAACCAAAATATTGTTTATGGTTTATACGCTGCCGGAGAATGCTCATGCGTAGGAGTGCACGGAGCTAATCGATTAGGAGGAAACTCCTTGCTTGACGCATGCCTTTTTGGAAATCGTGCGGGAGCAACAATAGCAAAGGAATTGAAAAACTTAAACAAGGATGATGAAACTAACAGTAACGAAATCAATGAAACGAACGAAACGAACGAAACCAATAAAACTATCTCAAGTAATGTTGCACTACAAGTCTTATATAAACAAAGAAATAATGAACTTAATCAGCTTATGGAAACGAGTGCGAAGCAAGTTACAGATTTTACAGACAACAGTTATAACGACGAATCTTCACAAATAGAAGAAGATAATCCTTATAAATTATTTGCAGATTTAGGAAAAATCATGGAAAACGCTGTTGCAATATCATGCGACGAACAATCAATTAAGAAAGCACTCAATGACATACAAGAATTTATAGATCCTAAAATTCAGTCATTACACATTCATAGCGATAATTTAGTTTTTAACCAAGAAATTACTGCAATATGGGAAATAAAGAACATGTCACTACTTGCAAAAGCAGTATTACAATCTTCACTTGCTAGACATGAATCTAGAGGTGCTTTCTTTAGAAGAGACTATCCAAAACATGATATTTCTTCATTGCCACAACACTCGTTCATTGACTTTGATGGAAACTTGGCAAAAAAGCCAGTGAATGTTATTGATTTTAAACAAGATAGTAAAGGAGATTTTTATACTGAAAATAGCATAATTTAA
- the dprA gene encoding DNA-processing protein DprA, protein MNTKNINNTDNNEETISSPSDFSSPDEETISRAILTFCLEGADAIMYTLLLGSKSAKEIVSILKTIVKNFTKQQSTGSAQQMQLPIISEVADQENDANSKTFSSRKRNKNQELVSTMISFIKNHKELTLLENYFKKGLTAWGYHNNNAPKSLEVLHNSISKWCVRLLHLPTWNNESLCQWFTSGGKQWIIAPHSKYWPKQLQDLAFQSHFSPPLCLWGVGNPQALTQCHNPLAIVGSRSCTDYGRELAYQFAYDCASKGHTVISGGAYGIDAAAHWGALDAQDVDENKPTGKTIAVFAGGLNHMGPRCNYQLFEQIIAKGGACISELCPDTTPVGHRFLLRNRIIAALASKIIVAQARLQSGALNTATWATDLNRELYAIPGDINQPNNAGCNKLIHDSQAIILCSNQDIDILFPQSHHYFAYSQPKPEKLSIDYKNYDNTQKLIIDAITTCKRKRELANVDRIYEIIKASYEEKQLDYIPSIAEISGKIALLELEGIIVQNKENLTLSQQKVA, encoded by the coding sequence ATGAATACTAAGAACATAAACAACACGGATAACAATGAAGAAACCATTAGTTCACCTAGCGATTTTTCTTCACCAGACGAAGAAACAATATCTCGTGCAATACTTACATTCTGCCTTGAAGGAGCGGATGCAATTATGTACACGCTACTATTGGGATCTAAAAGCGCTAAAGAAATTGTTTCAATATTAAAAACAATTGTGAAAAATTTTACGAAACAACAATCAACAGGCTCAGCTCAACAAATGCAACTTCCAATTATTAGTGAAGTAGCAGATCAAGAAAACGATGCCAATTCTAAAACTTTTAGCTCAAGAAAACGTAACAAAAATCAAGAATTAGTATCTACAATGATAAGTTTCATAAAAAACCATAAAGAACTTACACTCTTAGAAAATTATTTCAAGAAGGGCTTAACAGCGTGGGGTTATCACAACAATAATGCGCCTAAGTCTTTAGAAGTGTTACACAATTCTATTTCAAAATGGTGCGTTCGATTATTGCATTTACCAACATGGAATAATGAATCACTATGTCAATGGTTCACTTCTGGCGGAAAGCAATGGATTATTGCACCACACAGCAAATATTGGCCGAAACAATTACAAGATTTGGCTTTTCAGAGTCATTTCTCACCACCTTTATGCTTGTGGGGTGTAGGGAATCCACAAGCATTAACACAATGTCATAATCCACTTGCTATTGTTGGCTCACGCTCTTGCACAGACTACGGAAGAGAACTTGCATATCAATTTGCTTATGATTGCGCTTCGAAAGGCCATACTGTTATTTCTGGTGGAGCGTACGGAATTGATGCAGCAGCACATTGGGGCGCATTAGATGCACAAGATGTAGATGAAAATAAGCCTACAGGAAAAACCATTGCTGTATTTGCTGGAGGATTAAATCATATGGGACCCAGATGCAATTATCAGCTTTTTGAACAAATTATTGCAAAAGGCGGAGCGTGTATTAGCGAACTATGCCCAGATACAACACCTGTAGGCCACAGATTTTTATTACGAAATAGAATTATTGCAGCTCTAGCATCAAAAATTATAGTTGCTCAAGCAAGATTACAATCCGGAGCGCTAAATACTGCAACATGGGCAACTGATTTAAATCGCGAACTATACGCCATACCAGGAGATATCAATCAGCCTAATAATGCAGGATGCAACAAGCTAATACACGATTCACAAGCTATAATATTGTGTTCAAATCAAGATATAGATATTCTGTTTCCTCAATCTCATCATTACTTTGCTTATTCTCAACCTAAACCAGAAAAATTAAGTATAGACTATAAAAATTATGACAATACGCAAAAACTAATTATCGACGCAATTACAACATGCAAACGCAAACGTGAACTTGCAAATGTTGACAGAATATACGAAATAATAAAAGCTTCTTACGAAGAAAAACAATTAGATTACATACCATCTATTGCTGAAATTTCTGGGAAAATTGCATTGCTAGAATTGGAAGGAATTATTGTACAAAATAAAGAAAATTTAACATTATCACAGCAAAAAGTAGCGTAA